The Panthera uncia isolate 11264 chromosome B3 unlocalized genomic scaffold, Puncia_PCG_1.0 HiC_scaffold_1, whole genome shotgun sequence genome segment ATATGGGGAAATTACAGGCTAATTCCCCTTACGACCAAAgacataaaatttagaaatttttagcaaataaaaagcTATCTTTTATATGTATCACTCACAAGAAGATTTGCCGGATGGTCAGATATCAGAAAAACCTATCAGTGTTGTTACACTAAACTGTATCAAAAAGTATACTGaacttagtaaaaataaaaatttaatcacATTAGCAGATTAATAAAGAGCAtgatacaaatttaaaaagctatgcataagttttttaaacatctttaggCAAGCTAGAAAGGGggaatataaaaacacaattaaagatatttgttggggaaaaaattaaaagcaaacctAGTTAATGTACAACTTTAAATATGATTCcctttaaaatcaggaacaaggaaTCAGGAACATTCTTGAAGTCTACGTTGCCActtcttttcaaaaacatattgcAGTtccatggggcatctgggtggctcaatcggttaaacatccaacttcctTCCGCTCAGGTTGATCTCACCGTCCtgaagttcaagccctgcttcgggctttgcgcttacagctcagagcctggagcctgcttcagattctgtgtctccctctctctgcccctccccccacttgcactgtctctctaaaataaaataaaaacattaaaaatttttttaaaaacttattgcAGTTCCAGCCAGTgcaaaaaagactaaaataaaaggtataagaagtggaaaaggagaaaaaaacccttTTTATGATGCTATAGAATTATAATAGCATGGCATTGGCAAAGAGATAGCAAATAAATCAATTTGGTCCTagacataaatttatttatatgagtTATGGCTTTATAATAAGAGAGCATGTTATAAATCAGTGTGGAAAGGATAAACTATGAGAAATTGATGCTAGGCAATCtgtataggaaaaaatatggaaactatATCCATACCTCAAATCATGATacacaaaaagattaaaaacataaatgtaaggtgactgggtgactctgttgagcctctgactcctgatttcagcccaggtcaggatctcacaattcatgaaatcaagccccacaaagggctctgcactgacaccacagagcctgcttacgattctctctcctctctgccccttcctgactcagtgcgtgcactctctcattcaaaataaataaacttaaaaaaaaatgtgtatgtaagtcaaaaattttaacacttattaattttaacttattaattttaaCACTTATCAGGATTAGGGAGACTTCTTTTTAAAGCACTACACTGATGATTTCGacacattaaaatgaaatcatctgtatgacaaaagaaaaaatgaaatgtgacaTGCTATTTGCACGATATGACAATGGAGTAATATAcacagaacatataaagaaatcttacaaatcattaaaaaacagGTCTaacagataaaaaaacaaaataatatggcaaaaaaaccccaaacaaaagaTACTTAACGTCACTAGCAAATAAGAGGTGCGAGTTAATACTACAATAAACTATCACTACATACCCACTGTACGGCTGGAAGGGACAAATTTTCATATGAAGTAGGAGGGTAGGTCAGtgaaaaagaactataaaatgtTAGTGGATTGTAACTTAATACAAGTTCAAGAGCAATTTGGCAATGCCCCATGATTGCTCAATTTATTTCTGGCTAGAGAAACTCACATGTATAAGGAAGCACTATATACTGCAGGCAAATagcaaaaaattggaaagaactgGTCTAACCAttaggaaatgaataaacaaactgttactttttttccacatgaaagaacaactaaaatgaataaatcagatcTTTGTATCTAAATGTCAAAAACAGGGTAAGTTGTAACACCAAGTTGCAAAAGGGTACAGTATGATACCCCATATAGAAGTCATCAAAGCTTACAAAATACTACTATATATTGttcatgtgtatacacatacatggtAAAAGTGTTAAATCATACAATGGAATGATACCCACAAACTTTAGACACCTCCGGGAAGGGTAGAACCTCTAAGGACTTGATCTGGTctgtaatgttttatattttacaatgggggtgtctggctgactcagttggaagcattcaactcttgatcccatgatcgagagtttgagccccatgttggctgtagagattgcttaaaataaataaataaataaaaactttaaaaaataaaacctgaaacaaAACGGTAACTCATTAAAGGTAAATGGCTAACATCTCTATAGAAAAGTgttgggagaagatatctgcctCAGACATAACTGACAGTGGGTGCTGGGTAATGATAATTTTCACACACGGAGGAAAATGCCAGTGTTAAAACACTCCAGAGAGGAAAGCAGTCAGTGAGGTGAGGGACCAGTAAGCAGGATGCTTAGTCGCAAGGTAATTTATacactgaaataaaatgcaaaccaaGGAGAAATGCCTTCAAGCACCAGTTATATTCTAATTgatgaaataaatgcaaattacaattcaacagaatgaaaacaaaaaacaaaaaaacaatcagCCTATCACATTGTCATACCACTACAAACCCACCATAGACGCTTCTAGATGGCAGTTAGTCCAGTGTTGATCaaatccacattttttttaactgaagtactTATCTCATTTTGGGGTTAATTTGTAGTCCCTTCCCCCCAAACAATTAAATTTAGTCACTCActgaataattatttgttgaatctCTGAATATAAACAACATTTTGCCAGAAGCTATGGAGGAATGAGAGGAGACTGAGCTCTTTTCTTCAGattcatttaatacatataacaaacTATAATATAGTTACTGTTTTTCTGATCTTACAGATAAATTGAGATTCAGAAAACTTAAAATCGACCCCAAGTCACCATGCTGACATAGTATGAGCCAGAATTCAAATTCCATTTGTCAGACAACCTCAAAACCCATATCCTTTCCACTAAAAAATTAGCTCTCAAGCCCAGGGGAGATCTTAGGTCTAACTGTCCTGTTTTACTTTATGTGGGCTATACTCACAATATACCATGAGTTATGTTTTCCCATGAAACCACACAATAGAATCAGGCTAGAAGAATATTGTTGTAACTTTTGAACCAGAACTCCTATTCTATGATTTAgaagataatgaaagaaaacctgaaaaaaaaatttaactgctCCAAACCAAGAAGATTAAAATattaggtgcctgggtggctcagtcaggttaagcctctgactcctggtttcgggtcaggtcatgatctcaaggttcatgagttcgagccctgccctggtcaggctctgcgctgacagtgcagagactaattgggattccctctctctctctctctctgcctcacccctgctctctctcaaaataaataaataaacaacaaaaaacaaatttaaaaaattaaggaacaaAGTTAACAACTAAAATCCTCCACACCGGGCATTGTGCCAAGAACTTGACATACACTTCCAATATCAAATTACCACATTACCACACATAACATGGGCATCGTGAGCtcgttttacaggtgaggaaacatcTGTATATAAGTAACATGCTCATATAGCTAGTTATGTGAAACCAGTATCTAAACCCAGGTAGTCAGATTCCCAAGTATGGTTAATCACTAACAGTTTTATCAACTTTTTTATATCCAGTAGGAAATGTATTTTAGATTGTGATGcaatatgcacatacacacacaaaagtaaagcAACTTCTACAAAACACTTTTACCTTAATAATCTGTAgcaagaaaaaaacctgtttttaagATGCCGGTTTTGAGTCAAGAAATTAATCTCATGAATCACGACTGAAAAATGCACAGTGCTTAACTGCTTCAAAGATACTGTATTTATTACAActatagcaggaaaaaaaaacctaaatggaaCTAAATGGTTGGTCAGAGGTGagaattatgaatataaaaaattattatttggaGAAAATACAATATGCACATTGCTTAGATGATGCGTAATgcttatatacatagaaaatatataaatatataatagctgtcttaaggtaaaaaaaagtataagcaattacatttttatttttaatttataaaggcttttattttaacttacaaACTGGGTAGTTAAGACACCAGATAGTAGTCACTTTGCTTTTACTTTCTTGGCGCCAAAGCAATTGACCAATGTGTTCTTTCTTAAACACCTGTTCCAGATCATGGTGCAAAGTTTTCCAATTACTTGCATAAAGCTAGCAAAATTTTTATGCCAAAATACACAGACAATAAcacaagttaaaacaaaaaatcctctCCTAATATTTTTGTAAGTGAAAAGCTGGAACCAAATAACTTACAATATTAAAAGAGAACAGAAGTTTGCAAACACATCCTAAAGCCACACACATTTGAGTGTTACAGAAAtatgctccctcccacccccctaccccaTCACCCAGTGCCTTTGACACCTCCTCTGGAGCTCAAATCTCTCTCTCAGACTTCAAGAGGAGGGAGTGGGGCCACCTGTCTCAGGTCTGGCCCTGGCCTCCTCATCTGCCAAAGCCTCACAGTACTGTGCTGGCCAGTCCTTGGGATCTTGATTATGGACTTTGGCCACAAACTTAAGAACTTTCATCTTGCTGGTTTCCAGGTTGGTTCGGGGACCCCACTGGAATTCATAGTCTACAGGATCAGTGTGGGGTATCCGCCGGTACTCCAGGTAACGCTGTCGCACAAATTCTTCGGTAATAAGTTTCTTTGGGTCCCCAAAAACTAAATGCTTCTTTGTGGGGTACACCCCCAAGCGACGCAGGAAGTCCCAGACCTCCGTTTCCTTGATGGTATTGCCCTTCATAAAGATGAGACCTAAAACAATCATCAGGAGGCCGGTGGTGGGCGTGCCCTGATCGCCTCTCACCTCAGCATCCTCCTCCACCGGTTCCAGAGTGTTGATCAGGATGTACGTATTGCTTTTGGGTTCCAGTTCCACCAGCTTGTACCCGAAGACATACTCGAGGCGCTCGGCAGCCAGTTTAAGGAGGTCAGGGAAGATGTCCTTATAGTCCCCGATGACGTGCTTCAGTATGTCAGTGCGCTTGATCGGGATCTTCTTCTGGTCCTTAATCAGCAAGAACTGCACCAGCTCGGCCACCTTCAGCTCCAGCTGCTGCTGGGACCTGGGCCCCACCTCGGGGGAGGCCTCAGCCCGGCGGCCGCCCTGCGACGACGTGCCCCGGGCCTCCTGGGAGCCTCCCGCCCCGCGGGAGGTGCTCGGGGCCTCCTCCGCGGCGCCGCGGCCccagtccctctccctctcgGCCTGGGTGTTAGGGCGGCCCCGGTTCCTCGGTTTCTGCAACATGTCCCCAGCGGCGGGAGCCGTAACGGGCGGCGGCAGAGGCGGCGGCGAGACAGCAGCACGCAGCGGGAATTGTGGGTCGGCGTACGGCACGTCTGGGCGACCttgggcggggccgggggggggggggggggggggggggggtgggtgcgcGTTGCATCACGGAGACTGCGCTTGCGTCGACGGAGACTGCGTGTTGCGTCACAAGGGCTGCGCGTTGCGTCAGGGGCGTTTGCCTTGCCGCCGTGCGTCGGCCGAAGGAAGTGGGTGGTCTCTGTGCTTCATCTCGAGTCACAGCAGTGGCTTTTGTTGTAATTAAAAGTGTTGTCCTTACCAAGCCCCCAAATAGAGGACAGGAACCAAAACTCCTAAGCAAGTGTGCGGCTCGTTTTAGGACCACACAGACTCAGGCAAATACTGCAGAAGTATTACGAGTTTTAAAATCGCGAGTATTTTCAGATGGAGGGAACTCAAAGAACGAATGTAGGAGAAAAgtaaggggaggaggaaggtaaGAGTGTGAAAGTGAAGTAAAAGCATTTCTCTCTACATACAGcgacgttgaaaaaataaaagacccagATGACTCTTAATTTGCTTTGTCtttgccacccccacccctcggtGCAGGTTCAAACCGGCCTAAACATTTACCACCAGTTACTTTTCTCTAATGCCCTGAAGAGTTTATTAAAAACGAATGTTTGATAAAGACAGGCTTGCCTTGTAAACAGGACTCTTAACCATGTTTTCGCTATTTCAGTATTTATAATTATGCATCAAACTCCCCCTGGTAGACAACCAGGACAAACCACCACATAAAGCACGTTACAATCAAGTGTTCTTGCTTATTTCTCCTGGAAAGCACTTGCTCACGTAAATTGCGTTGGGCCCACAACCACAATTTTCGCAGAAATGAATAAGAACGCTACAAACAGAAACGTGCTCTCTCAAGAGATTCTCAGTTAATTTTGGGCATCACTGATCAAGAACTGCAATAATGCGAATctcttaaatttcttaatttttaatatattagcCTTAGGGctcaaagaaaagagaacccaggggTATCATGTGCAACCCTAATAGCCAACATGAGTCATTTCATTAGCTCAAACCATCTGCAGTCTGCTGCCATTACTTCTACAGATCTTAGCAAATGTGTTCCTTTTCTATTTACTGACTTgcagagaagaaactgaatttCCTGCTTTATCTTATTGAAAGCAGCGCCCAGAAAGTGGGAAAACTCTTGAAAGAACCAAATCAAACTGAGTTCCTCTTTAATGcaaatatattcaaaggaaagcAATTCAAAACACATTATTTGAATAATAGCATCAAAACACAAccttattaaaatttcattaagtgTTAGTAACATAAAATTTTTGTAATTCAATATGAAAATGCAATCTGATAATGGCATTGGAACTGCAAtactaaatgtaaaatgatactcCATGTTGTGATGCAAGTATGCTAAAATCCAGTGAGCTATGAGTAATAACTCTGTTCCACGCAAGATCTAACAATATATCCTCAAGCATCCATCTTAATGACAGAAGCctactaagaaaaacaaatatatcatcaaggcactcatttttttttttttttacaatgagaaaattcatcttcattttccttaCAAATTTGGGCTTCATGTTAAACCTCCTGCAATAAAAAATTCTGCAAAAGTCCCCTCCAATAGAATCAGCTGTAacgtgaattaaaaaaaaaaaaagatgaaagagagaaagaagggaggaagaatcAGCAACCAACAGATAACAGAGAAGTGCAAAATGAGATGAAAGCCACTGTCAACAATTAGGCTGCATTTTCATTGTAAATCTGCAGTGTCCTTCAGCAGCATCTTTACTCAGTAGATTGTCATACTCAAAGTCAGAAAAGATTTCAGTTAAAACACCTCCCTACACTGTGTCCAGGAGAATGCACATGAGAAAAGACAGACATACAATAATACTAGAATGAAGTTTAGGCATCACATGGAGAAGTCACCCAGACCCACACTCCATTTTAGATTGACATGGGAAGCCATGGATGTTTGAGGAAAAACTTGTGATGATAATGACACAAACACtaataataatacatacaaaCAACAGCTAATGATTATTGCAAAGGGTCAGACTATTCTAAGTGGTGTACATATATTACTTCAGTCActacaacaaccctgtgaggccTGTGTGTTTATTATGTTTCTCTTctcacaaaggaagaaacaggcacagagaaaataTTAACTGTCCTATAGCAAGTAAGTGGCGGTTCTGAATTAAGACAGTGCACCTTCAGAGACTCCTCTTAACCATATGTTAAAGCAGACAGAACATAAACATGGTGTCCTTAAAAAAGCAAAGTTATGGAGCCTTATGGACCTAGATTAGGAACCTGTGTGATATCAAGGCAGCTACTGACACTCCTTTCTGTTTCCAAATCAATGAAATGAGATTACTGTAGTCTCCCCTGATCCACGCGGAACATATTCCAAGACCCTCAAAGGATACCTAAAACTGCAGACAGTACTGAAtcttatatatactatgttttctcctatacatacatatatatacctatgACAAAGTTGATAAATTAGTCACAGTAGGagactgaaaataataatagtaaaatagcACAATTGCaacaatatactgtaattaaAGTTATGTAAATGTAGTCTCCCTCAAAATGTCACCCTTCTGATATgggatgataaaatgcctatgtgataaGATGAAGTGAGGGGGATAATGCAGGCATCGTGATGTAGCATTAGGCTATTGACCTTCTGAGATTATGTCAGAAAGAGGATCATCTGCCTGCAGACCACAGTTGACCAAGAGTAATTGAAACAGTGGGAagtgaaaccacagataaggggggGACTACTATAATAATCCAGGCATTAGGGAACTGATGAGAGGTTTGCCAAGTACCTCGCATAAGGTGGGACAGGGTAGTTGATAATAGATTGCTTCTTTCCAGAGGGTGTATGTTAAGGAAAGTGTCTGAGGACTTTACAAAGCTGTATATAGAAAGATGTTTACTGCAGTGAAACACAAGtacatacaaaaattagaaaaaagtatggaaaaaacATATTAAGgtgctattaaaattattttaaaaatgaaattaatgttgATTGTGTTGCTTGGGAGATAAATGAGAAATACATTCTCAATGATTTTGACTTCATGGTGACACCATGCCGTAGCAGTTATACACATTCAAATTTTCAGCAAATTCAGTGTGACTTGAATACGACATTTATGACTTTTTGTTCAGCCAATGAAGTAATAAAGACAAGTggtttaaaaagaacattttcaaatggtTTATGGTAATgaccttaatatttttattactagacaaaaaagtaaaaattctttgAGGCAAAAATTAAGCTAGCTGAGATTTCAAATGCATTGAACAAAGAAATGCCTACTATCACTTGCTCTTTAGATGTCTGAGTAATTAATTGCTTTATTTCATCTCCTTGGTAGCAAATGACTGCCAGCAATCTCTAATCATCTTTATTTACTAGGTTCTCCTCTTCACTCCCTGGTATTTCTTGCAGAAACagacaaagatttaaaattttctgccaGCAACCTAGTGCAAAAAGCAGGTAAGGGCTTTTGGGGGAGAAAAGCAATGATAAAAGCATGCAGCCATCATATATGAGCAGCTTCACTGCCTTTTCCAGTGAAAGAAAGTGGGACCGTATGCAGTATGTGAGCAAAGGAGTTGGAGCGGGGGAGGCAGATACTATTTTGGTGAGTAGACAGGAGGAAAACGATTCCAGATATTTTAATGGTTGTAATGAAATCCCTTGTGTCCATTCATAACAAAGATCCATACGGGTTAAATCACACAGCAGGACTACATGATAACACTTTATCTCTCTTGAAAGGATACTTTTAAGTGGCAAGAGAGCTGTCCTTGACTGGTGgaagaggcgggggtggggggtagtggtGGAGAGGTGCAGTTTGATGAGATAGCTCTTTCCAAGCATTGCAGCCATTTGGCCCAGAAGCACCTTCTCAGACTCTTTTCAAGAAATATAAACCTTCCAGTTACCTGGAGCCTTTTACTTATAAAATCATTAAGGTCTGTTAAGTTATAAAATTGCAAATACACAAGGTCTCTCAGTGGTggccaaaaattttttttgtttgcttgtttttgccaCTTGTTCTGCATCTTTTCCCTTTAGGAACTGCTTCCCATCTCTAGGAGACCTTAGTAAGGCTCTACCTTTCTTTCCTGAGTGCACATGATTCAGGGCAGCCACAGAGACTGGTTCGGAAGTCTATTCAGCATCCTTTCAGAAGCTCACATAGGTTCTCTTTCCCTGAGCTAACAAGCTAAACAGTGATGGAAGCCTAGCCTCCTTTGCCTTTGCTTGGGCATAACCTGCTTCATGGTGAAGCCAGCTCAAAGGAGATCTAAGAGATGGAGAAATCCTAATGCTGCCAACTCCTGGATCCTGAGTTCAAGGTCAAACTAGGGATAACTACTTACTGAAGCAAGTCAGATGTCCTTTCGCTTTATCTGCTTCCAGTTGGTTCTCCTCACTTGGAACTGAAAAAATTCTGACCAAGCAATATCCAAACccaatgaagcagaagaaaagagggtATTAAGGAATGAGACTTTGTTTCAAAAGGAGGGGGCTAGACAAAGTTAATATTACCTGTAAGGTTACTGAATGTAATCAGATGTTATCTgaatataatttgatatttttattgtttcttggcATATTCTGTGGTTGAGGAATGCACTTATGATTTTAATTGCTGGCAATAAGGCCAAAGTAAAAATCAGGAAAGACTGTTTTTCCATATAGAATGTACATGTGAGCTAATCTGGTGATTTACCTCTGCAGAAAGAAGTTTCAGATGACTTAgaacatatttgaaaacatttgctATTCTAGAGTAGCTGTGTTCTCCTATTTAACCCAAAGCATTTCCCTACAGGCCACACTGGTCAAGATGACAGAagcctcattcttttcttctagaTTTCACTTTAGCCTGTAACAGAGGTAACTCACAGGGCAAGGGAACCAAGAAGGAGAATGGACAAAACTAATACCCAGAGAGGGATAAGACAGATAAGTTTTGAGAAAACTGAGCAAATTGAAATGGGTTAAGAATAAAAGAAGGGAATTGGAAcgaaatacagaaataatgaaGGCAGACAAGAAAGATCCCACCTATGCATAACTAGTGGTCCTGAAGGAGACAACAATTATaaacagaaaaccagaaataatatTCCGAGGTACTTTAGAGGTGGCTGTAGGAATCCTGGAGAAATGATAATTTTGCACAGGTCCTCTGTTTCTcattccctcttcttcctggtTCCCTCCTTTGAGTTAAATTAACAACTGAAGCAGGCATGCTTTCAAGGCTGGAGAGTACACAAAGACCATGGGTTCTTCAAAGTCTGCAGAGAAGAGAGTTAGTACAGGGCTTCTTCCTCCCTGAGATGAAAATGAGAACTTAGGCTCCTGATAAGAAGAAGGCTTGCCCCTTTCCAAGGCCTGGGAAGACCCAGGATCATTTACTTGTGGATATTCAGCCGTCAGAAACCCATGTCTCCCTTCTGAGAGCCTGCAGCTGTCTTCTTTCTGAGGCTAGTTCTCCAAAAACCTGCCCCAGGCTGCTGACTAATTGCCCACAGCAGAAGCCTTACAGGCAGGTCAAATGCTATGAGGCCTTGAGCAGTTTTGCTCCCTTTTAAGCCTGGGCTCCTAGAGACTGCTTCATGGTGCCTCAGGAGACACGTAAACAGTGTGTTCTTTGATTCACAATGGCTTATAAAAGCAAAGTCAGCCGTGCCAGAAATTTCTGGGCCTCTCACCACTTGTTCCAGTCTAATACCTTACCAGCAACTCCCGAAAGAATGATctgcagaggaaagaaataagTGCAAACCTGCACAGGTGAAATAAGAAAACTCATCAACGATGATCCAAGAATTTGAAGAAGTAATAAAATTGACAGCTACACTGACCAAGAAAGAACACccatattgattaaaaaaaaaatgaggaatgtgggcacctgggtgtctcagtaggttaagcatctgactctttattttggttcaggtcatgaactcacagtttgtgagattgagccccatgtcgggctctgtgctgaaagtgcggagcctgcttgggattctctctctctctctctctctctctctctctgccccacttgcatgctctctctctcaaaataaataaaattcaaaaaatcagGAATGAAGGGGGGTATATCACTAccaaccttaaaaaggaaaaaaaaagtttataaggGGATGCTATGAGCAATAAACAACTGTATACCAACAAATGAGGTAAATTTGGTGAAATGGAAaagttcctagaaacacacatttcaagaagaaatagaaaatataaagaaacaaagattgaCTTAGTTTAAAAACTTCCCATAAAGAAAATCCAGGTCCAGatggtttcattggtgaattctaccaaaattcTTTACAAAAGAATTAAGACTCTTTACAAACTTTTCCAGACAATGAAGAACCGATTCCCAGCTCATTCTGAGTCCAGTACTgtcttgataccaaaaccagccAAAGACATTAttagaaaactacaaaccaacaTTTCTTacaaatacagatgcaaaaatccttatcaaaatagtagcaaaccaaatgtgtatacatatataatatatatataaatatatataaaagattgaAGACACTACCTATCAAAATCGcagctgcattttttttaatagaaattgacatgctgatcctaaaattcataaggATATTccagggacccagaatagccaaaacactCTTTAAGAATTACAAAGTTGAAGGACTCCCACTTCCTCATACTTCCACAATAATGTCAGAACAACACTATTGTAATCAAAGCTGTGAGGTACTGGCACAAACATAAGACAtattgttatgggctgaattgtgtctccctcctcctcaaaTTCATAAGTTTAAGTCCCAATTCCTtctacctcagaatgtgactgattttggaaataaggtctttaaatggattaagttaaaatgaggccattagggtgggtTGCTAATCCAATAAGACTAATGCCCTCATAAGGACATCATCCTTCTTCATCCCTGGAGGAAACACCAGGGATATGTGCACACAGAAAGAAGGCCATTTGAGGGCACAGTGgaaaggcagctgtctgcaagtCAAGAAGAGAGGCTCAGGGGAAACTACACTATTGCTAATACTTTggtcttggatttctagcctccagattgtgaggaaatttctgttgtttaagccacccagtctgtgtattttgttatggcaactcTAGTAAACTGATACACATACAGAGCAGTAGAGTAGAAGTGAGAGTGCAAAAGCAAATCCATGCATCTATGGTTAACAGATTTTCAAAAAAGGGACCAAGATAATTCAGCAGAATaacaacaaatggtgttgggataaTGGATATCCTCATTCAAACGAATGAACTGGACCCTGAccttacaccacatacaaaattaactcaaagtggatcatagacccaaatgtaagaattaaaattcaaaaactctTAGAATGAAACATTGGAGCAAATTTTCATGACCTTCCATTTgtcaatgatttcttagataagaCACTAAAATCCCAGGTGATAAACAAGAAGGTTGAGAAGttggatttcataaaaattaaaaatttgtgtgTGTTCAAGGAGactcaagaaagtgaaaaggcaatctatgcAGTCTGggggaaattatttgcaaataatcatgtatctgataagggacatATATACAGAACATATAAACAACTCTTGCAACTCAATAAGAA includes the following:
- the NSMCE3 gene encoding non-structural maintenance of chromosomes element 3 homolog; the protein is MLQKPRNRGRPNTQAERERDWGRGAAEEAPSTSRGAGGSQEARGTSSQGGRRAEASPEVGPRSQQQLELKVAELVQFLLIKDQKKIPIKRTDILKHVIGDYKDIFPDLLKLAAERLEYVFGYKLVELEPKSNTYILINTLEPVEEDAEVRGDQGTPTTGLLMIVLGLIFMKGNTIKETEVWDFLRRLGVYPTKKHLVFGDPKKLITEEFVRQRYLEYRRIPHTDPVDYEFQWGPRTNLETSKMKVLKFVAKVHNQDPKDWPAQYCEALADEEARARPETGGPTPSS